The genomic segment TTAGTTTCCACTTAATTTCCTAAATTTGTGCAGGGCTCACTTAGGGTCCAATTCCCTGTAATGCAGGAAGTACATTTTTTGTGCTGTGGCATGGAAAATTATAATAAAGTCATAATAAAATcgttgaaaagaaaaatgaaaaacgtGCTGATCTGCTGCTGAACGTCACTGTATTGTTTtagctttattttaatttttcctCTGATTTCTCCAATGTGGTGTATTTTAGGCATGGGCAGCACTGGGAGGGTTCAGGTTATTTTGTGGACTGGGGCTTCTGGAGGACTTCCTTCTAATGAAACAACCTTTGCGACTATACTACAGAAACACGATTACTCTACTGGGATTGTAGGTATGGTATTTTTGAAAATTCTCATCATAAAGTAGGTATACACAGTTTGAAGATTTCTTTAAGATATAGGAGTCTGGATGAAGGTTTGTTTTGCAAAAGATGGTCTTGAATGCTCATTACTATGTACAGagactgtatactgtattatagctatatacataaaaaatacttttgaattagaacAGTCTGGTTGAAACTTAAAATTCAACGACAACAAAACACTACTCTCACTattagcaccccccccccccccccccccgcctcctgcatttcattattttttattttgctaaacaTCATTTCTATAAGTCCTATTCAATCCCATTTTTAAACAAGAAGTGTGTGGCCCCAGTCTGAAACATTCATGATATAACTGTGTTAACACCTGTCCACAATAAcgtgtgtatttctgtgtgtgtttggggggtgttACAGGAAAATGGCATCTGGGAGTGAACTGTGACAGTCGAAATGATAACTGCCATCATCCTGTTAACCACGGCTTTGATTACTTCTATGGACTGCCTTTCACCCTCTTCAATGACTGTAAACCAGGCGAAGGCACAGATATTCTGGCAGACGTGCAAGCTGTCTTCAGACAAGCCTCACAAGTGCTGGGCCTGGCCCTGCTTACACTGCTCATTGCACGACTCACTGGCTTTTTTCTGGTCAGCTGGAAGCTCATAGTGCTGCTCACTATTACTGTCCTTGTGGGTTTCTGCTCATGGTATGTACCATTTGCACTTGTCCAGACCTGGAATTGTATTATCATGAAAAACCAAGACGTCATTGAGCAGCCTATGACCCTGGAAACTCTCCCACAAAGACTTTTGAACGAGGCAGAATACTTCATAGAAAGGTATATTATATCATATTTTAATGTGCTCCATCTAAAACCAGGATTTAAAATTCTACGAAATTACGAGATGATGTTTTTGTGTCCTATGACAGGGTTATGTCACGTTATTATTGAATATGTAAAGCAGgtaaaaagtaaagtaaaaggGTCAGGAATAGGCAGAAGGTTGTAATGCTCTTGTTTATGTTATACAATACAacacccactcgatatattgcAGGTGTTGGGGTCCAATTTAAGTCCGCTGTATATATCGAGGGTCACGATATAgcaagagacccatagaaaaacaaataggctaacaaatactgtacaaccactccctcgttttatcgggtgcgtcagggtccaatataagtcCTCTATGCAACCCACATTTTTCTCATTTTCCGTATAAAAAGCaacacaccgttttaattcgtactgtggtgggtaattgcttctcatcggCTTCAGTctcaaattaatttcatgagtcttcctctcctttctcaaatgcacaaacccatgTGAcagttggctaaaataaaaaccgcttcagcaagtagatatttaattagctttgtgttattgtgcaatacgtgtgtatatgataacagtacgatattaatgttttgtttttaattgttttgtatatttttgttagtgataacgaaataaaatgaacagtaattattatttatttattattttctcccaatttagaatggccaattattttttaggctcagcccaccgctaccacccctgcgctcgGGAGGGCGaaaacgaacacacgctgtcctccgaagcgtgtgccgtcagccgaccgctttttttcacactgcagactcaccatgcagccacccaagagctacggtgtcggaggacaacgcagctctcgggcagcttataggcaagcccgcaggcgcccggccagactacacgggttgctggtgcgcggtgagccgaggacaccctggcttacctaaccctccctccccctgggcgacgctcggccaattgtgcgctgccccctgggagctcccgtccacggtcagctgtggaatagcctggactcgaaccggtgacgtctagactatagagcgcatcctgcactccactgcacttcagtgcctttaccggatgcgccacttgggagcccctaacgaacagtaattctaagtgcctatgtatgtTTCAGCTAAGGCATATGCAGTttgacagtaaaaatggggagccaactccaggactgtgatatatccgaatccgcagtatagcgagcggcgatataacgaggggtgggtgtatatccgtcttttaaaaaataaataaataaaatgtacacacaTCTGAAACGATGTGAGAGATATATAAATAAAGGTGCATTCTGTGTAGCAGTTATCAAAGAAAGTCTATGGGGTCAGTTAGCTTGTTTAATATACCTACAATTTTGGCTGTTTCTATTGCAGAAACCAGCAAAGGccattttttctgtttatttcatttgCTCATGTCCACACTCCGTTGTTTACATCAAAGGACTTTATGGGTAAAAGCCAGCATGGCTTGTATGGAGACAATGTGGAAGAGGTGGACTGGATGGTAGGTAAgtggcaaaatgttttttattgaaCCTGATTTTATGAATGTTTGCAGCTACAGTTTACAACTAGTAACATTAAAGACTAGTGTAACAGTTAGACTGCATCTATTAGGTGTATTCTCCAAACGGTAGTTATGTAGACTTGGTATATTATTGCTGCTAAAATCCTCTTGGAGACCAGTTGGACAAAACAGTATCAAACCTATTCTCTCAAACACTGTGGCTATATTGGGTCTGCCAGTATAGGGGACTGAACATTTTACAATAATGGCAGTACTTGTTTGGAAGGAGGCTGATGTAGGGTGGAGTCAACATAAATAAAGGCATGGGTTCATTTTTTTATGGTTAAACCAGATCATTCAACTATTATTTCTTACTGAATTCCAATGGTGTATTCAAACAGCCTCATGACAAACTGCTCTTATCAGCTGAGAATGTTTTTTAAGTtaatttaaaagcttaataatcttaatattttttttttgttgtttttaccttGATGTTATATAATATGAACAGGTAGAATAACAAATGTGGTTGAAAGGTTGGGCCTGTCAAACAAGACAATGATGTATTTTACATCTGACCACGGAGGCCATCTTGAGGATTCAGACTCCAGGGGACAGAAGGGGGGCTGGAACGGGATCTATAAGGGTAAGAATTCCGATGACATCACACAGCCGGAGCTCTGCTACTACAGTGCTTCTGCATAATGAAAATCTGGAAAAGTTTAGGCACAAGATGAGTTGGAAAGTAAACCTGTGATCAGGCTCCTGATGAATGTTATGAAGGCTTATGGTTTTCAGCCACATCCTATGAAACTGCATGCTCATCAGAAATTAGCAcctgtttttattaaaagttctgcaaaccactgcatgcaaccattttttttaaactactgtatttaTCTTCCGTTATATGTCTGCATGTTGAagtattattgttttataaaagCCTGGACATTCCCTTGTAAGTCTGTAGTTTACTGTATGATACAAATAGTAAAACACAGTGAAGTGTGATGAAGTTGTAAAGCAAGGTAAATGACCGTGCTAAGTGACCATGACATTAAGTTTTTTTAGTGCTGGTACAGGAACACAGATTTTTCACTGTCGATTCTGAAATAGTTGGTATTTCAGTTGGTAGCTTACAGTGGGTGTTCGGTTTAGAACCTAAAGAGAGCAGGTAGGGTTCAGCAACTTTTCAACAAGTAGATTGTATGGAAATAATACTTTTTGTACAATAATATATGCTTCGTTCAGGCTCTTAAAGACTAGAGCTAAGCCAATGAAATTCGTAAAAAAGCAGTACTGTAAAAactaggaatgttttttttttttttttttaatcttgccaCTATTCAAATGAAATGCACCTGATATTACTCTACTTAAGACAGGTAAAGGAGAGCCGAAAGGATGTTTCTCGCATAATGCTTTGTCTCCCCAGTTATTCTAGCCGAAGGCAGCACTTGTCTGAAAAAAAAGTGTATCTATTTACATTTATTATACTGTCTAATGTATTGATGTCCTTAATAGATTGCTCTAAGTCTGTACTGGGTTTTTATAAACCAGGTGAGAACTCTGTAAGAAACCAAAAAAGTGTCAGATTCCAAAGGCTTTCTATTCATCAGCTTGCTAGCAGGGGGCTCCGCTATGCTGTGTGTTAGTCCTGCATTTAAGCTGCCTTTAAGCTtaaatgcgtagtataaccatgggaaagcacgGTAAAACGGCAAAAATGCCATGCAAAAATGttgcggtaaacttttataagggatatctAAGTATGTGATCACATGTAATAAACTTTTAAAGGGCTCTATCACCTGGatttgataaaaaatatatatttttcatgtcaacgtttgttggcttttttaatttaaatctatGGACCATATTTTGAAGTACGttcaaaggcacattttcagaaaggaataaTACATGTGTAATATTTGAAAACTATCAATAAACTACTTAGTTGCAGGAACGAGCATATACAAGTTTTTTTCTTGCTAGGTATGTTGCTGACTTCACGCTACAACATAGGATCCaaagtacagtataaataaataaatgcccatCACCTAtcaatatgttttgtatttttttctgctacATTTTCTCAGCTGTAATGCCTACTATTTAAGCTATTAAAAAAATTCAAGCTAATATTTACTTTCTTAATAATTACTCTACTTAATATTATAAAATAGTTCTTCaagacatgttaaaattaaaaaaaaaactggatcacCTTTTATTTCCAAAATGTAATTTATGTTATAGTTATGCGTTTTTTTCAGGATACGCCTATGAAGCTTATAAGGTCACAACCTAAGTAAATACACaactatatgtaaatatattcataaaaaaataaaaaaataaaataaatctatgaGAAAGCTGACACCAAAACccattattgattattttgtttatttttaatttttccgTTAGGTGGAAAAGGTATGGGAGGCTGGGAAGGTGGTATCCGGGTTCCTGGTATTTTCAGGTGGCCTGGAACACTATCCCCCGGCAGTGTGATTGATGAACCCACCAGTCTTATGGATGTGTTCCCAACACTAGTGAATCTGGCTGGAGGAGAATTGCCAAAAGACAGGTAAAGGAGAGCCGAAAGGATGTTTCTCACATAATGCTTTGTCTCCCCAGTTATTCTAGCCGAAGGCAGCActggtctaaaaaaaaaagtgtatctaTTTACATTTATTATACTGTCTAATGTATTGATGTCCTTAATAGATTGTTCTAAGTCTGTACTGGGTTTTTATAAACCAGGTGAGAACTCTGTAAGAAATCAAAAAAGTGTCAGATTCCAAAGGCTTTCTATTCATCAGCTCGCTAGCAGGAGACTCTGCTATGCCTTATTGACAAATATTTCCAtctgttgttattgttttaagtATTGTTAAGTATTATAGCACAGTttcaaacacattattattattattatttatttattagcagactcccttatccagggcgacttacagttgttacaatatatcacattatattttacataaaatgattttttacacattatttttaaatacaattacccatttatacagttgggtttttactagagcaatcgaggtaaagtaccttgctcaagggttactgcagcagcgtcccccacctgggattgaacccacgaccctccggtcaagaatccggagccctaacaactactccacactgctgccctactactccagaCTGCTGCCAGACACTAGTCtggcacccagtcctgggtttcagaactgccctcggtgtgtgttatttaaaagatCAGGAGGTTAGGTAATCAGATAATTAATTACCTGTGGGCATTTTTGGATTTTCCCAGTGTGGGTTATGCAAGGGATCATGAGGACAAACCAAAGGACCCCAGGTTGCCTGATGCATATTTCTGCAAGCGAACAGACGCTGTCATATTTCACTCCCATCTGATTTCACGCACTCATTGTGCAAGAATGTTGTACAGCAATTACAGCAATTACAGTAGGTCGGTAATGCAGCAGATTCCAGTTTGAAGCTTTTGCTACTGACAACACTACTTCATATTATAAGCAGTGTATTTCTACTGTATTTGAGTTTTAACGGTCTCATTAAAACAATGGATCAATTCATAAACTGGTTCTTAAAAAATACCCATGGGCTCCTACCTTTTCTTGCTCAAAACCGTTTTATAATGTTTGAAGAATGTTTCCACCCACAACATTTTCCAAACCTAACCTTTTAGAGAAGGAATGCTGTGGATGCATGGGCATTTTATTTCTTGGCACAAGTTCTTAGTGGTCAGAATCTAGGTCATGATGACCAAACAGTAGAGCTAATAAAGGCTatcccatataaaagtttactgtagtaaaagcatagcaaaatgtaataaaacatagtgaaagcatggtaacgcattgtaaagcattgtaaagaacagcaaggtatggcaaatcatattaataaacatggcaaaccagggtaagctatggtaaatgcgtaGTACTTTTATAAAGGGATATCTTCATAAGTATATGATCACATGTAATTCACTTTTAAAGGGCTCTATCACCTGGATTGTCAACGTTTGTtggcttttttaatttaaatcaatgggCCATATTTTGAAGTAaatgcaaaggcacattttcagaaaggaataaTACATGTGTAATATTTGAAAACTATCAATAAACTACTTAGTTGCAGGAACAAGCAGACACAAGTTTTTTCTTGCTAGGTGTGTTGCTGACTTCACGCTACAACATAGGATCCAAAGTAcagtatcaataaataaatgcccATCACCTAtcaatatgttttgtatttttttctgctacATTTTCTCAGCGGTAATGCCTACTATTTAAGCTATTAAAAAATGTCAAGCTAATATTTACTTTCACTGAAGCTTACATTGTTTAAAGCAGTGTCATCGTGTGTGATTCACATGTTAcccatttctgttttaaaaatgctgttcTTGTTTTTAAGGGAAACTAGATATTGCAGTTGAAGTACAGTATGAGtttctaattgtattttttttctaaaggatTATTGATGGCCACGACCTAATGCCCCTGATGGAGGGTAAAGTCCTACGCTCGGAGCACGAGTTTATGTTTCATTATTGTGGAATTTATTTAAATGCAGTTCGATGGCACCCGCAAAATAGTAAGCACTGTACcatttagaaatgtgttttccaTCATTAAAATGTAGCAAttggggaggtgggggtggtAAGACTCCTATGCTCAAATGTTGCCTGTGTTTTGTTGAACATTAATATCAGAATGTGTTACTGCATATTTAGTATTAATCTTATAAATTCTTATAAATGGGTCTGTAGTTGAGAATATACTATACGTTGGCAATAGATATTTCTATTGAGACAATAGCCTATATTTTCCATTGCAGGCTAGCCCACAGTAGCAATTGGCAATCTGTATCTCTTTATGAAAAGGACCACTaagttatattttgtatatattttcctATTTTATCTACACAGTAAAATTACTCATTCAAATGTTTGACAGGGGGCAGCAGGGTAGCAGGTTCACTAGCCCCTAATGTCTTGGGAGTCTTGAACCAACTTGCAGAAGAGGTCACACCCTTTGTAAACTCATTAGTGCCAGacttactttactttatttttttgtatctacAGGTGATGCTATCTATAAGGCTCATTTTTTCACTCCGAATTTCAGCCCAGAAGGAGCAGGTGGATGCTATACAATTCATATTTGCCGGTGCGATGAAGGGTTTGTCACTCCTCACAACCCCCCTTTACTTTTTGACCTCTCAAAGGACCCCTCGGAAAGTACACCCCTTTCCCCTGATGAAGAGCCACTGTTCTTCGAAATCATGCAGAGGATACAGGGGGCTGTGAAAGAACACAAGGAAACGCTGACACAAGTTCCGCACCAGCTTTCCTGGAATAATGTCCTCTGGAAACCATGGCTACAGCCATGTTGTGGGACCTTCCCTTTCTGCTCGTGTATTGGAAAAAACACAACCACATAAATATCAGCATAGGTGGCAGGTAATGGAGAACAACTGGAATATTTGTAAACTTGGAAAGAATGAATtctaattaaaacacattgttttgCAATTATAGCTATTAGTCCTTTTCTGAgaaattgtttttttacaaaatgtattgtGTTGCTGAATTTTTGCCCAATTGAGAATACATGTGACATCAATCATACGGCTACCTCTGGCAAGatctttggtatttattttaggtTCTTGATTTGAACGCTGAGGATTGACTGATTGTCGTTCTTGTTATTGATGAAAACTCCTCAAAGGTAAATTAGAAAACTAGACGTAGGACTTAGTTGCAAGTAGTTTGTAAGTTATGTTTGTATCATCCTCTTTTGATACTACAGCTTGCTGAACTGCCCTCCCATTCTTTTGGTCCTGTTTGTTGGCAATATAAATCAGCAGATGGTGCTGTTTGTCCAATAAATCTAGCATTTAAGACATGTTCTGGtctgtttatttttctgtgttaTGTCTTAGTCTTTACAGTGTGTGTGCTTTAAGCAGTTTTGGGCAGTcatgttgttgttttgcttttctagGATTTTTCTAGGATGACTAGGATTTTGATTGATTGTTTTCCTATACCTTGGTAAGTGATTCATAATAAGCAATAAATGTTCCGCTAT from the Acipenser ruthenus chromosome 9, fAciRut3.2 maternal haplotype, whole genome shotgun sequence genome contains:
- the arsh gene encoding arylsulfatase D isoform X2, with protein sequence MFAVLLLLCSIEYLIASDHTDARPNFIVMMVDDLGIGDIGCYGNNTVRTPNIDRLAQEGVKLTQHIAAGPLCTPSRAAFMTGRYPIRSGMGSTGRVQVILWTGASGGLPSNETTFATILQKHDYSTGIVGKWHLGVNCDSRNDNCHHPVNHGFDYFYGLPFTLFNDCKPGEGTDILADVQAVFRQASQVLGLALLTLLIARLTGFFLVSWKLIVLLTITVLVGFCSWYVPFALVQTWNCIIMKNQDVIEQPMTLETLPQRLLNEAEYFIERNQQRPFFLFISFAHVHTPLFTSKDFMGKSQHGLYGDNVEEVDWMVGRITNVVERLGLSNKTMMYFTSDHGGHLEDSDSRGQKGGWNGIYKGGKGMGGWEGGIRVPGIFRWPGTLSPGSVIDEPTSLMDVFPTLVNLAGGELPKDRIIDGHDLMPLMEGKVLRSEHEFMFHYCGIYLNAVRWHPQNSDAIYKAHFFTPNFSPEGAGGCYTIHICRCDEGFVTPHNPPLLFDLSKDPSESTPLSPDEEPLFFEIMQRIQGAVKEHKETLTQVPHQLSWNNVLWKPWLQPCCGTFPFCSCIGKNTTT
- the arsh gene encoding arylsulfatase D isoform X3, translating into MGSTGRVQVILWTGASGGLPSNETTFATILQKHDYSTGIVGKWHLGVNCDSRNDNCHHPVNHGFDYFYGLPFTLFNDCKPGEGTDILADVQAVFRQASQVLGLALLTLLIARLTGFFLVSWKLIVLLTITVLVGFCSWYVPFALVQTWNCIIMKNQDVIEQPMTLETLPQRLLNEAEYFIERNQQRPFFLFISFAHVHTPLFTSKDFMGKSQHGLYGDNVEEVDWMVGRITNVVERLGLSNKTMMYFTSDHGGHLEDSDSRGQKGGWNGIYKGGKGMGGWEGGIRVPGIFRWPGTLSPGSVIDEPTSLMDVFPTLVNLAGGELPKDRIIDGHDLMPLMEGKVLRSEHEFMFHYCGIYLNAVRWHPQNSDAIYKAHFFTPNFSPEGAGGCYTIHICRCDEGFVTPHNPPLLFDLSKDPSESTPLSPDEEPLFFEIMQRIQGAVKEHKETLTQVPHQLSWNNVLWKPWLQPCCGTFPFCSCIGKNTTT
- the arsh gene encoding arylsulfatase D isoform X1; this encodes MGCFINQRSWMFAVLLLLCSIEYLIASDHTDARPNFIVMMVDDLGIGDIGCYGNNTVRTPNIDRLAQEGVKLTQHIAAGPLCTPSRAAFMTGRYPIRSGMGSTGRVQVILWTGASGGLPSNETTFATILQKHDYSTGIVGKWHLGVNCDSRNDNCHHPVNHGFDYFYGLPFTLFNDCKPGEGTDILADVQAVFRQASQVLGLALLTLLIARLTGFFLVSWKLIVLLTITVLVGFCSWYVPFALVQTWNCIIMKNQDVIEQPMTLETLPQRLLNEAEYFIERNQQRPFFLFISFAHVHTPLFTSKDFMGKSQHGLYGDNVEEVDWMVGRITNVVERLGLSNKTMMYFTSDHGGHLEDSDSRGQKGGWNGIYKGGKGMGGWEGGIRVPGIFRWPGTLSPGSVIDEPTSLMDVFPTLVNLAGGELPKDRIIDGHDLMPLMEGKVLRSEHEFMFHYCGIYLNAVRWHPQNSDAIYKAHFFTPNFSPEGAGGCYTIHICRCDEGFVTPHNPPLLFDLSKDPSESTPLSPDEEPLFFEIMQRIQGAVKEHKETLTQVPHQLSWNNVLWKPWLQPCCGTFPFCSCIGKNTTT